The sequence ATCTTTTTCTTAAATACTCTTCAGCTATTTCATCTTCTATATATCTTTGAATAGTTCTTCTTAAAGGTCTTGCTCCATATTTTTCATCATATCCTTTTTCTAGTATAAATTCTTTAACTTCGTCTGATATTTCTATAGTCATATCTTTTTCCTTGGCCTCTTCAATTACTTCTTTAAGCATAAGGTCTACTATTTTTCTAAGTTCTTCTTTAGTTAATTTAGTAAACACTATAGTATCATCTATTCTATTTAAAAACTCAGGTCTAAAGGTTTCTTTAAGTGCATCATTTACACTCTCTTCTAAAGCATAATAATTATCCTTTGCAAATCCCATTCCAGTTGACTTGAAGTTAGTTCCAGCATTTGAAGTCATAATTATAACTGTGTTTTCAAAATATACAGTTCTTCCTTGACTGTCAGTTAATCTTCCATCTTCTAGTATTTGAAGTAATAAATTAAATACTTCTGGATGTGCTTTTTCAATCTCATCTAAAAGTATTACAGAATAAGGTCTTCTTCTTACCTTTTCAGTTAAGAAACCACCTTGATCATATCCCACGTATCCTGGAGGAGCTCCTATTAACTTTGATACAGTGTGTTTCTCCATATATTCCGACATATCTATGCGAATCATCGCTTCTTCTGTTCCAAATAGCTCTTGAGCCAATGTTTTAGCCAACTCAGTCTTTCCTACTCCAGTAGGCCCTACAAAAATAAAGGATGATGGTTTCTTTTTCTTTCTGAATCCAGAGCGATTCCTTCTTATGGTTCTAGCTAAACTTTCAATAGCTTTGTTTTGTCCAATTACACGTCTATGCAATCTCTCTTCTAAGTTTAATAACTTCTTGGCTTCTTCCTCTGTAATCTTTTGTACTGGTATTTTAGTCCATGCCTCTATTACATATGCAATATCCTCTTCTGTAATCTCTATTTCACTACATTCTTTTTCTATATTTTCGATTTTTTCTTTAATCCTACATTCTTCCATTTTATATTCAGCTGCTTTTTCATACTCATTATTAAAAGCTGCTTCTTCTTCTTGCTCTTGTATCTTTTTAAGTTCTTCCTTTAAAGCTTCTATTTCCACTAAACCTTGATTTTTTAAATTAACTCTAGAACCAGCTTCGTCTATTACGTCTATTGCTTTATCTGGTAAATATCTATCGTTAATATATCTCTCTGACAATCTGACCGCTGCTTCAATAGCTTCATCAGTTATTTTCACTTTATGATAATCCTCATAATAATCCTTTATACCCTGTAATATTTCTATACTATCTTCTATAGTAGGTTCTTCAATCAATACTGGCTGAAATCTTCTCTCAAGGGCAGAATCCTTTTCTATATGTTTCCTATATTCTTCAAGGGTTGTAGCCCCTATAATCTGAATTTCGCCTCTAGCTAAAGATGGCTTCAGTATATTAGCAGCATTCATAACACCGCCTTGTACTTCTCCTGCTCCTGCAATATTATGAACTTCATCTATTACAAGTATTACATTACCACATTCTTTAGCTTCATTTAGTATAGCTTTCATACGTCTTTCAAATTGTCCTCTAAACTGAGTTCCTGCTACAATTGCAGTTAAATCTAAAAGATATATCTCTGTATTAAATAACTTTGAAGGAACTTGCTTTTCTACAATCCTAACAGCTAACCCTTCTGCTATAGCGGTTTTACCTACTCCTGGTTCACCAATCAATACTGGATTATTTTTAGTTCTTCTATTTAAAATTTGAACTACTCTATCTATCTCTCTATGTCTACCAATAATTCTATCTACTTCGTTATTTGCAGCCTTAGCTGTTAAATTAACTCCATATGTGTCTAAGTGTTTTTTCTTTTTTTTCTTAGCTTTTTTGTGTTTGGATTTTTCTTTTTCCTCTTTGTTCTTTTCTTTTTGATATGACTCATCCTTTTTATCAGAAACTACTTCTTCTTCAGTATCGTTCATATCATCTACATTATCCGATGCTGGAAAAGAGCCGTTAAATAATTTCATAAGCATGTCATTGTTATCAAATTCATTTATGTCCATATCTTCAAACATTTCATTAACTTGCTCTGTAAGGTTCTCTATATCTTCTGGGTTCATTCCTGTCTGCTGTAAAAGCTGATCTACTACAGGAATACCCATTTTTTTAGCACACTCTATACATAATCCAACTACTTCTGGTTTTCCATTTTCAAATTTAGTAGTATATATAACTGCTATATTCTTTTTACAAATTGAACATTTTTTCATATTTATCATCTCCATATTTTAATATGGTATATTTTTTTGTTTCATTATATTATATCACACTATTATAACATAGACTAATATTACTGATTTATGGTTTTTATAGGTTTGTTTCTTATTTTGTGGTTATTATTCCAACATTTAGCGTTATTTCAGATTATCTCTTATTTTTATTAAATAATCATAGTTAAGATGAAAATAAAAATTCCACTAATATATACATAACTATCTATATTATGCATATACTTTTTTAATAAATCAAATAATATTTTTTTACTAATAGAAGAAACTATTAAAAAGAGATAAGTATATGCTTGTACATTATTTAATAATTTTAAAAATGGAGGGTTTATATTGGGTAGTGTAAACATTGATTGGAAAAATTTAAGGTTTGAATATATCAAAACAGATTATCGTTATGTTTCAAGATACAAAGACGGAAGCTGGGATGAAGGAAAACTTGTAGAAGATAATAAACTTTGTATAAGTGAAGCATCAACAGCTCTACATTATGGTCAGCAATGCTTTGAAGGATTAAAGGCTTATCATACAAAAGAAGGAAAAATTCAACTTTTCAGACCTGATGAAAATGCTAAACGTATGAATAAAAGTTTAAAAAGACTATTAATGCCTGAAATACCAGAGGAAAAATTTATTGATGCATGTATGCAGGTTGTTAAAGCAAATGAAGAATATGTACCACCTTATGGTTCAGGTGCAACACTTTATTTAAGACCCTTTGCAATAGGTGTTGGTGACAATGTTGGTGTTAAACCTGCTCCTGAATATCTATTCTGCGTATTTTGCGTTCCAGTAGGTCCTTATTTCAAAGGTGGATTAAAACCTGTAAACTTCACAGTAGCAGAGCATGATAGAGCTGCACCTAAAGGAACAGGTGGAGTAAAGGTTGGAGGTAACTATGCTGCAAGTCTTCTTCCCCATGAAATAGCAGTAGAAAAGGGCTATGCCGATTGTATCTACTTAGACCCAAGTACTCATACTAAAATTGAAGAAGTTGGAGCGGCTAACTTCTTTGGTATAACTAAAGATGATAAATTTATAACTCCAAAGTCAGAATCTATTCTTCCAAGTATCACTAAATATTCATTGATGCATGTGGCTAAGGAATACTTGGGAATGGAAGTAGAGGAAAGAGATGTTTATATTGATAAATTAGATGAATTTAAAGAAGCAGGAGCATGTGGAACAGCCGCAGTTATAACACCTATTGGTGGTATTGAATACAATGGTGACTTCCACGTATTCTATAGTGAAGAAGAGGTTGGACCTGTTACAAGAAAGCTTTATGATACTCTTACTGGAATTCAGTTTGGTGATGTAGAAGCTCCTAAAGGGTGGATTAAAGAAGTTAAATAAGAAAGCGACCAGAAATGGTCGCTTTTATGCTAATTCTAATGCAACTTCCATCATATCTGTAAATGTTTCCTGTCTTTCCTGTGGTGTAGTTACTTCTCCAGTAATAATATGGTCCGATACTGTCACTATTGAAAGGGCATTTACTCCATGTTTTGCTGCAGTAGTATATAATTCAGCTGTTTCCATCTCAACTGCTAATATTCCATAATCTGCACATAATTTTAAATCTGTAGCTTCGTCATCATAGAATAAATCTGTTGTTAAAACATTACCTACTTTAGGCTCTATACCTTTTTCTATTGCTATATCATAGGCTTTTTTAAGTAAACTGAAGTTTGCTGTTGGAGCATAGTCTAATCCTGAAAATCTTCTTTTATTTACTCCTGAAGTAGTTGAAGCACTCATTGCAATTATAATGTCTCTAATCTTAACGTCTTTGTTTATAGCCCCACAGCTACCTATTCTTATTAAGTTTTTAGCACCATAGAACTTAATTAATTCATTTACATAAATAGATATTGATGGCATACCCATACCTGTTCCTTGTACAGAAACCTTTTTACCTTTATATGTTCCTGTATATCCGTACATTCCTCTTACTGTATTATAGCATTTTGCATCCTCTAAATAGTTTTCCGCTATGAATTTTGCTCTTAATGGGTCTCCAGGAAGTAAAACCGTTTCTGCTATATCCCCATCATTAGCCATTATATGTAAATGCTTTGACATAAAACCTACCTCCTAAAATATTATTCAAACAAAGTATAAACTTTTTTTGTGATTTTATACCTATAACATAATATAAATTTGTTTTATATACATATTTAGATTATAACATATAAAACATTTGTTTTCTGCATGTTTTCTGCAAATTTCGACTAAATTTTCCCCTAATTATTTTCATGTTACCTTTTTGCTACTAGTGTAAATTTATATTTATCGCTATTGAAATAAAGCTCTGTATACTCAAATACAGTATCATTTTCAAGGGTTGACCATAGCTTCATTTTCAAAATAGGTATATCCTTGTTTAATTGTAATAGCTTTTTCGTTTCTTTGTCGGGTAAAAGGGGAATTATTTCTTGGTAGCTCTCTTTAATATTTAGTTTCTTCTTTTTCTCTATATATTCATATTTTGATGAAAGCATTGTTTCGTATGATAAATCTGGAAAGAGTTTAACAGGAAGATAGGTCTTTTCTAGAACAACAGGAATATTATCTACATATCTTAATCTGCCAACAAAAAATGTCATCTCTCCAGTTTGAAGTTTTAATATTTGTCTTATTTTATCACTAGGTTCCTCCATTTTAAACTCTAATACCTTATTAACTGGTTCTTTATTTAATCTTCTCATTTCTTCAGTAAATCCTTGTACAGTATATATATTGTGTTCAATTTTGGCTTCCTTAACGTAAGTACCACTTCCTTGCACCTTATAAAGCAGTCCCTCATTAACTAAGGTATCAATAGCCTGTCTTACAGTAACTCTGCTCACTCCATACTCTTTGGATAATTTTATCTCTGAAGGAATAGCTTCTCCATAAGAATAATCACCATGATTAATATGTTCTCTAATCTTGTTTGCAATTTGTCTATATAAAGGGGATGATTTGTATCCCATAAAAATTACCTCCTAAATATAAGTTTCTATTATTAAGAATAAAACATCCATCCATATTTTTCAAGTTTATATTTTTTTGATTTTCCTATTGACAACGTTTCTAAAATGTATTAAATTTGTATTGTGATTGTTAATACAATTTTAATACAAATGTTTGTTCAAGGGGGCTTTAAAATGAAAAAACAAAGACTTGTAATTGTTGGTGCAGGAAGTACATATACAATTGGTATGATAATGAGTTTAATTGCAGAAAAAGAAAACTTCCCTTTAAAAAGTATAACTTTTTATGATATTGACAAAGAAAGACAAGAAAGAGTGGCTAAGGCGACAGAAGTTATACTTAAAGAAAAATATCCTGAGTTAGAAGAATTCAAATACACTACCGATAAAAAGGAAGCCTTTGAAAACGTTGACTTTGCATTCATTCAAATTAGAACAGGCGGACTTTCAATGAGGGAAAAAGATGAAAAAATACCTCTAAGTTATGGCGTTGTAGGTCAAGAAACTTGTGGACCAGGTGGAATGGCCTATGGAATGAGATCTATTCCAGATATGATAGAACTTATTAAAGATATTAGAAAATATTCAAAAGATGCATGGATACTAAATTATACTAATCCTGCTGCAATTGTAGCAGAAGCTTTAAGAAGAGTATTTCCTAATGATAAGAAGATATTAAATATATGCGATATGCCAGCTGCTATAATGGTAAGCTATGCAAAAATTTTAGGAAAAGAAATTTGGGATTTAGTACCAGAGTATTTCGGTTTAAACCACTTTGGATGGTTTACTAAAATATATGATAAAGAGGGAAATGACTTAACTGATAAGCTAAAAAATCATATTTTAAACAAAGGTTTTGTTCCTGAAGATGCAGAAATTGCAAACGATAAGTCTTGGATTAAAACCTTTAAACAAGTTGAGACTATGATAAAAGATTTCCCTGAATATTTACCTAATACTTATTTACAATATTATCTATATCCACAAAAAATGGTAGAAAAAGAAGACCCTAACTACACAAGGGCAAATCAAGTAATGGATGGAAGAGAAAAGAGAGTAATAAACTTATGTAATACTATAATAAAAGACCAAAGCATAGAAAATGTTCACCTAGAAGCTGACATTCACGGCAGATATATGGTTAGAGTTGCAGCTTCACTTGCATACCATAACTGCGATATATTTATCGTTATAGTTGAAAACAATGGTATTATTTCTAATTTACCTGACGATGCAATGGTTGAGGTTCCAGCAATGATAACTTCACATGGCCCAAAGCCTTTTGCAGTAGGTAAAATCCCTACTTTCTATAAAGGACTAATTGAAGGCCAATTGGCATATGAAAAGCTTGTAGTAGATGCTTTCTTTGCTAATGACTATGATAAAATGTTACAGGCCTTAACTTTAAATAGAACAGTAGTAAACGCACCTGTTGCTAGAAAAATTCTTGACGACCTAATTGAAGCTAACAAAGATTATTGGCCAGAATTAAAGTAGTTATTGACCTTATTGGTTCTTTTGAACCAATAAGGTTTATATTAAAACACTGGTGAAATCGATTTCAAATATGATAGGAGGAATTAAACATGAAGGATAAAATTCAAAGATTTGGTGGAGCAATGTTTTTCCCAGCATTACTTTTACCGTTTGCTGGTATGTTGTTAGGTCTTACTGTTGTATTACTTAATCAATCACTATTCCCGTTTGCAGTTGAAGGAGCAGCTTATACTAAAATTGTTAATATCTTTTTGCAAACATCTCTTGTTATATTTAAAAATCTACCAACTATCTTCGTATTAGGAATACCTATTACTCTTGCTAAAAAAGAGTCCGGTAGAGCTTGTTTAGCTAGTTTTATTACATATTATACCTTTAATTATTTTATAGGTGGTGTTTTAGAGCATTTCGGAAGCTATTTCGGTGTAGAAGCATATGAAGCTGGTGCTCTTGGTCTTACTGAAATCGGAGGAGTTTTAACCCTTGATACAAACCTTATAGGTTCAATTTTATGTGCCTCTTTAGCTGTATGGATTCATAACAAATATTACGACAAAGAAGTTCCTAATATGCTTCAAATATTTAGAGGAACTCCATTGGTTATTATAATATTATTCCCTATAACAATTATAGCTGCTATTATAACAGTTTTTGTTTGGCCTACTATTCAAAATGGAATATATAGTATGCAAGCTTTTATGGTGAATTCAGGTGTTTTAGGTGTATGGTCCTTTACATTTTTAGAAAGATTACTTATTCCTACTGGATTACATCACTTTATATATGGACCTGTATTCTATGGACCTGTTGCTATAGACGGTGGAACTATAAATTACTGGATACAACACTTACCTGAGTTTGTATCGTCAACTGAAAAACTATCTACATTATTCCCTCAAGGTGGATTAATGTTAACAGGTATGGGAAAAGTTTTTGGAACTACAGGTGCTGGAATAGCAATTTACCTAACCGCTAAACCAGAAAATAAGAAAAAGGTACTAGGATTATTAATTCCTGCTGTTTTAACTGCTATTTTAACTGGTATTACAGAACCAATTGAATTTACATTCTTATTTGTTGCACCATTATTATTTGCACTACACGCTGTATTATCAGCTACTATGGCTTCTATAGCCTTTGCATTTGGACTTTCAGGTAACTTCCAAACTGGTCTTATAGATTTTATTTTCCAAAATTGGTTACCATTAGGTGCTAATCATTTTGGAACATACTTAATGCAAGTTATCTTAGGTTTATTATTTACTGGAATTTACGTAGTATTATTTAGGGCATTAATTTTAAAATTCAACTATGCAACTCCTGGTAGAGGAAAAAATGAAATAAAACTTACTACTAAGAAAGATTATAAAGAAAGCAAAGGCTCTATAGATAAGGAATTAGCAAAACAATACCTAGCTGCTTTAGGCGGAAGCTCAAATATCGATAGTATAACTAACTGTGCCACTAGATTAAGAGTTAAAGTAAAAGATACTTCTGTTGTTGCTAGTAATAACGAATTTCAGGAAATAGGTGCTTCAGGAGTAGTAAGAGCAGGTAATAATCTACAGGTTATAATTGGACTACGTGTTCCTCAAGTTAGAGGAGAAATTGAAAGCCTATTAAATAGTGAGAAGCAGTCTGTTAACTAGAAAGAAGAACACTCTATCCATTAGGATAGAGTGTTCTTCTTCTTGCAAAATCTACAAATTTAAACCTATCTGGTCTATGTCTTGACTCTCCATACTGAAAAAGACTAGCATCATCTAAATAAGTATAGTTTTTAACTACTACAACCATATTATAATTTTCTAAATCCAAATACTTCTTATCTTCCTTCGTAGCCTGTTGTACTGTAATTTCTTTTCTAGCAAAGCTTATCTTAAGCCCTAGTTCATTTTCAATATAATTGAATATAGAATCCTCACAAATCTCTTTAGTTAATGAAGGGATATATTTTTTATTGAAATAATCCTTATCTAAAATTATTCTTTTATCTCCTATTTCCCTAGTTCTTACAACCTTCCAAATCTGATTATTTTCAGATATCTTCAGTTGTTTCATTAAATATTCATCAGGTTTAATTAACTCTAATACTTCTAATATGGTATTAGTTTTCATTCCAATTTTTTTTGACAATTCCTTAAAGCTTATTAGTCCAGATACAGGGAAATCAAATTTGTTAACATCTAATACATAAGAGCCTTTACCTCTTATCTTTTGAATATAACCATACTGCTCTAATAAATTTAATGCCTTTCTTACTGTATCCCTTGATACTCCATACTCTTTCATCAACTCATTTTCAGAAGAAAGTTTCATATTAGGCTTAAATTCACCATTCTCTATTTTATTTGCAATTTCACTATAAATATTTAAATACTTTTTAGCCATATTTTATCACCTAAGTTATTCTAACAACTATAATCTTATTTTTCAAGGTAATACACAATAGACTCGTATGGTCTTAATTTAATCTCTTTAAATTCCTCTGGCGAATCGTTATAATTTGAAATTAATATCTTACTTTGGTATCCTTCAACGTTTATATCTTCAGGTAATTTGAAAGTAGTTTCCTTTTCATAGAAGTTATTGATAACTAATAATTTTTCATTATTATATTCCCTTACATATGCAAATATATCATCATGGTCTTTAAGTATCATTTTGAAATCTCCATAAGCTATAACGTCATATTCTTTTCTAAGCTCAATTAGCTTTTTATAGTGATAAAAAACTGAATCCTTATCCTGTAGTGCTTTCTCTACATTAATATCTTCATAGTTTTTACCTACTGATAACCATGGTGTTCCTTCTGTAAAACCAGCATTTTCACTACTATCCCACTGCATTGGAGTACGTGAATTATCACGGGACTTTGCCTGTAATATTTCCATTATTTCTTTTTCATCTCTACCTTGTTCTTTTAATATATTGTAATAGTTAATTGACTCAACATCTTTATATAAGTCTATTGTATCAAAATATGGATTAGTCATACCAATTTCTTCACCTTGATAAATATAAGGTGTTCCCCTTAACATGTGAATTGTAGTTCCTAGCAATTTGGCTGACTCATTATGATATTTCTTATCATCACCAAAGCGTGATACTATACGTGGTTGGTCGTGATTACACCAGAACACTGCACTCCAGCCGTTTCCTTCTTGCATTCCAACTTGCCAATCATTAAATATCTCTTTTAATTTCTTAAAATCAAAATCCATTAATGTCCACTTGTCACCATTTTTATAATCAACTTTTAAGTGATGGAAGTTAAATACCATTGATAACTCTTTTTCATCTGGATTTGAATATTTAATACAGTTTTCTATATTCGTAGATGACATTTCGCCAACTGTAATTATATCGTCATGTTTACCAAAGGTTTCTCTATTTAATTCCTTCAAATACTTATGAATGCGAGGTCCATCTGTATAAAAACGACGTCCATCCCCTTTATAGTCATCTTCAAATTCATCAGGCTTTGAAATTAAGTTTATAACGTCAAGTCTAAATCCTTTTACTCCTTTTTCAATCCAGAAGTTTGCAATCTTATAGATTTCTTTTCTAACCTCTTCATTTTCCCAATTTAAGTCTGCTTGAGTTACATCAAATAAATGTAAATAGTACTGATTAAATTCTTCTACATATTCCCACGCTGAACCTCCAAATTTAGATGCCCAGTTAGTTGGCTCTTTTCCATCCTTAGGATTCTTAAAAATATAGAAGCTCTTATATTTTTCGTCTCCATTTAAAGCTTTCTTAAACCACTCATGTTCTGTAGATGTATGGTTAAATACCATATCTAACATTATACCAATACCACGTTTATCAGCTTCTGATGTTAATTCTTCAAAGTCTTCCATAGTACCAAAACGTGGGTCAATATTATAATAATCAGCAACATCATAGCCATTGTCATTTTGAGGTGAAACATAAAAAGGTGTTAACCATATATAGTCTACACCTAAAGTCTTTAAATAATCTAATTTTTCAGTTACTCCCTTTAAATCACCAAATCCATCATTATTTGAATCATTAAACGACTTAGGATATATCTGATAAACTACACTTTTTTTGAAATCCTTCATATAAACCTACTCCTTTTTTTCTTTTTATATAAGCAGAAAAGGGGGGAGACAAACTGCTCCCACCTTATATATTCAAACTTTGTCTATTACTTTTATTTCTTAGCTGCAATTTTTCTCTTAGAGAATACAATTGTTAATACAAATGGTACAACTATTGCTACTATCATTGCTAAAGCAAATATAGCAATGAATTGTGGTTTAATAGATAATATACCTGGTAGCCCTCCAACTCCTATTGAGTTAGCCATAACATTTGAACCTACAGATATTACAGCTGCAATTGCTGAACCAATCATAGCAGCTAAGAATGGATATACATATTTTAAGTTAATACCGAACATTGCTGGCTCAGTTACTCCAAGATAACAAGATATTGCTGCTGGAATAGAAACTTGTTTTTCTTCTTCGTCTTTTCTGTTTATATATATCATTGCTAAAACTGCTGAACCTTGGGCAATGTTAGATAACGCAATCATTGGCCAAAGGTTAGTTCCACCTAACTCACTCATTAACTGTAAATCTATAGCATTTGTCATGTGATGTAATCCAGTAATTACTAATGGTGCATAAGTAAATCCAAATACTGCTGCAAATAACCATCCTAGTCCTGAAGTTAAACCTGCATATACTACATTTGAAATTGCAGCTCCTATTTTCCATCCTATTGGTCCTAGTACTACGTGTGCTAATAATACTGTTGGTACTAATGCAAAGAATGGAACAACAATCATTGAAATATAGCTTGGTGAAATTTTACGTACCCAAATTTCTAAGTTAGCTAAAACGAATCCTGCTAATATAGCTGGAATAACTTGTGCTTGATATCCTATCATCTTAACTTGAGCAAATCCAAAATCCCAAACTGGTATTTCTTCAGCACCTGCTACCGCATAAGCATTTAATAGCTGTGGAGATACTAAAGTAATACCTAATATAATTCCTAGTATTTGAGTAGTACCCATCTTCTTAGATATAGACCATGTAATTCCTACCGGTAGGAAGAAGAATATAGCCTCACCAATTAACCATAAGAAATGATGAACTCCAGCCCAAAATTGTGAAACTTCTGTTAAAGTTTTAGTACCATCTTCTAATAACTTGATATCCCCAATTACGTTACGGAAACCTAGGATTAAACCTCCTACAACGATAGCTGGAATTAATGGTGTAAAGATTTCACCTAAGTGAGAAATTAATCTTTGTAATAAATTCATATTTTGTCTTCCAGCTTTTTTAGCTTCGTCTTTACTTACACCATCTACACCTGCTACTGCTACAAAGTCATTGTAAAAAGTTGATACTTCATTTCCTATAATTACTTGAAACTGTCCTGCTTGTGTAAAAGTACCCTTTACTGTTTTTATTCCTTCTATCTTTTTAACGTCAGCCTTCTTAGTGTCATTTAATACAAATCTCATACGAGTTGCACAATGTGAAACTGCAGCAATGTTTTCTTTTCCACCAATGTATTCTAATAACTGCTTAGCTTCACTAGAAAATTTACCCATGTTTACTACCTCCTTTTTACTGTATGTGTTTTTACATTTCCTCGAAAACATTTTCATTTATCCGTAACTTGTACGTACAAGTATTGTTTGCAAAAATAATTATAGCTTGTCCGTACAAGTTAGTCAATACGTTTTCCTGTTTAATTTTTGTAACAATTTATATTTTTTTGTCGACTTATCAGTTAATAGTTAGTAGCCTTTCAGTCAGTTCTCAGCTCCTAGCTCTTAGGTTTTGGTAAATACTCTTAGGTCTGTAACATTTCTTCATTTCACTTCTACCAAGGTATTTAACTTAATTATACTATACAGTAAATATACTTTCTTATAAAATAAAAAATAAGCCCAGATATTCCTATCAATAAAGAATATCTGGGCCTAGCTCTTTCCTATCTTCTCAATTAATATGCAAAGTTTCCATTTTTAAATACAGGTACTTCCTGTCCATCTGCTGTTATACCTATTATTTCTAAGTCTTCAGTACCTATCATGAAATCCACATGTGTAAGTGAATCATTTACTCCTACTTTTTCTAATTCTTCTTTAGTCATATTTTCACTATTCTGTACACATACT comes from Caldisalinibacter kiritimatiensis and encodes:
- a CDS encoding ATP-dependent Clp protease ATP-binding subunit, giving the protein MKKCSICKKNIAVIYTTKFENGKPEVVGLCIECAKKMGIPVVDQLLQQTGMNPEDIENLTEQVNEMFEDMDINEFDNNDMLMKLFNGSFPASDNVDDMNDTEEEVVSDKKDESYQKEKNKEEKEKSKHKKAKKKKKKHLDTYGVNLTAKAANNEVDRIIGRHREIDRVVQILNRRTKNNPVLIGEPGVGKTAIAEGLAVRIVEKQVPSKLFNTEIYLLDLTAIVAGTQFRGQFERRMKAILNEAKECGNVILVIDEVHNIAGAGEVQGGVMNAANILKPSLARGEIQIIGATTLEEYRKHIEKDSALERRFQPVLIEEPTIEDSIEILQGIKDYYEDYHKVKITDEAIEAAVRLSERYINDRYLPDKAIDVIDEAGSRVNLKNQGLVEIEALKEELKKIQEQEEEAAFNNEYEKAAEYKMEECRIKEKIENIEKECSEIEITEEDIAYVIEAWTKIPVQKITEEEAKKLLNLEERLHRRVIGQNKAIESLARTIRRNRSGFRKKKKPSSFIFVGPTGVGKTELAKTLAQELFGTEEAMIRIDMSEYMEKHTVSKLIGAPPGYVGYDQGGFLTEKVRRRPYSVILLDEIEKAHPEVFNLLLQILEDGRLTDSQGRTVYFENTVIIMTSNAGTNFKSTGMGFAKDNYYALEESVNDALKETFRPEFLNRIDDTIVFTKLTKEELRKIVDLMLKEVIEEAKEKDMTIEISDEVKEFILEKGYDEKYGARPLRRTIQRYIEDEIAEEYLRKRFKEGDHIKVTLEGEKVVLK
- a CDS encoding branched-chain amino acid aminotransferase produces the protein MGSVNIDWKNLRFEYIKTDYRYVSRYKDGSWDEGKLVEDNKLCISEASTALHYGQQCFEGLKAYHTKEGKIQLFRPDENAKRMNKSLKRLLMPEIPEEKFIDACMQVVKANEEYVPPYGSGATLYLRPFAIGVGDNVGVKPAPEYLFCVFCVPVGPYFKGGLKPVNFTVAEHDRAAPKGTGGVKVGGNYAASLLPHEIAVEKGYADCIYLDPSTHTKIEEVGAANFFGITKDDKFITPKSESILPSITKYSLMHVAKEYLGMEVEERDVYIDKLDEFKEAGACGTAAVITPIGGIEYNGDFHVFYSEEEVGPVTRKLYDTLTGIQFGDVEAPKGWIKEVK
- the deoD gene encoding purine-nucleoside phosphorylase, whose translation is MSKHLHIMANDGDIAETVLLPGDPLRAKFIAENYLEDAKCYNTVRGMYGYTGTYKGKKVSVQGTGMGMPSISIYVNELIKFYGAKNLIRIGSCGAINKDVKIRDIIIAMSASTTSGVNKRRFSGLDYAPTANFSLLKKAYDIAIEKGIEPKVGNVLTTDLFYDDEATDLKLCADYGILAVEMETAELYTTAAKHGVNALSIVTVSDHIITGEVTTPQERQETFTDMMEVALELA
- a CDS encoding GntR family transcriptional regulator yields the protein MGYKSSPLYRQIANKIREHINHGDYSYGEAIPSEIKLSKEYGVSRVTVRQAIDTLVNEGLLYKVQGSGTYVKEAKIEHNIYTVQGFTEEMRRLNKEPVNKVLEFKMEEPSDKIRQILKLQTGEMTFFVGRLRYVDNIPVVLEKTYLPVKLFPDLSYETMLSSKYEYIEKKKKLNIKESYQEIIPLLPDKETKKLLQLNKDIPILKMKLWSTLENDTVFEYTELYFNSDKYKFTLVAKR
- a CDS encoding 6-phospho-alpha-glucosidase is translated as MKKQRLVIVGAGSTYTIGMIMSLIAEKENFPLKSITFYDIDKERQERVAKATEVILKEKYPELEEFKYTTDKKEAFENVDFAFIQIRTGGLSMREKDEKIPLSYGVVGQETCGPGGMAYGMRSIPDMIELIKDIRKYSKDAWILNYTNPAAIVAEALRRVFPNDKKILNICDMPAAIMVSYAKILGKEIWDLVPEYFGLNHFGWFTKIYDKEGNDLTDKLKNHILNKGFVPEDAEIANDKSWIKTFKQVETMIKDFPEYLPNTYLQYYLYPQKMVEKEDPNYTRANQVMDGREKRVINLCNTIIKDQSIENVHLEADIHGRYMVRVAASLAYHNCDIFIVIVENNGIISNLPDDAMVEVPAMITSHGPKPFAVGKIPTFYKGLIEGQLAYEKLVVDAFFANDYDKMLQALTLNRTVVNAPVARKILDDLIEANKDYWPELK
- a CDS encoding alpha-glucoside-specific PTS transporter subunit IIBC, whose amino-acid sequence is MKDKIQRFGGAMFFPALLLPFAGMLLGLTVVLLNQSLFPFAVEGAAYTKIVNIFLQTSLVIFKNLPTIFVLGIPITLAKKESGRACLASFITYYTFNYFIGGVLEHFGSYFGVEAYEAGALGLTEIGGVLTLDTNLIGSILCASLAVWIHNKYYDKEVPNMLQIFRGTPLVIIILFPITIIAAIITVFVWPTIQNGIYSMQAFMVNSGVLGVWSFTFLERLLIPTGLHHFIYGPVFYGPVAIDGGTINYWIQHLPEFVSSTEKLSTLFPQGGLMLTGMGKVFGTTGAGIAIYLTAKPENKKKVLGLLIPAVLTAILTGITEPIEFTFLFVAPLLFALHAVLSATMASIAFAFGLSGNFQTGLIDFIFQNWLPLGANHFGTYLMQVILGLLFTGIYVVLFRALILKFNYATPGRGKNEIKLTTKKDYKESKGSIDKELAKQYLAALGGSSNIDSITNCATRLRVKVKDTSVVASNNEFQEIGASGVVRAGNNLQVIIGLRVPQVRGEIESLLNSEKQSVN